A window of Candidatus Obscuribacterales bacterium genomic DNA:
AAGTTTGGCCGTCTGAGCCCCGATTCATGGGGAACCACCATGCCTGCACAAAACCCCTCTTATAGAAAAGGGCCTTGGTACTACCGGGACACTGAGGCGCTCATGATTACCTACCTGACAGATGAAGATGCCGCACTGGATGTCCTACCCTCAGATCTGGAACTCGTGCAACCGGCGACGGCTTTTATGGTGCTTGAGTTCAACCACTTCAGCACCAGCGGAGGGCCCTATGGCGAGGTCTACACGGGCATCCTCTGTATGTTTGAGGGTCAGGTGTATGGCTATACCAACGCCGTCTATGTAACCACCGAGAACGCGCTGATTGCTGGGCGGGAGATTTGGGGTTTCGGTAAGAAGTTGGCTCATCGCATCGAACTTACCCAACTTGGCACTGGGGAGATTGAGGGAGTCGTAGAACTCAATAAAGGCAATATA
This region includes:
- a CDS encoding acetoacetate decarboxylase family protein — translated: MSDNESKFGRLSPDSWGTTMPAQNPSYRKGPWYYRDTEALMITYLTDEDAALDVLPSDLELVQPATAFMVLEFNHFSTSGGPYGEVYTGILCMFEGQVYGYTNAVYVTTENALIAGREIWGFGKKLAHRIELTQLGTGEIEGVVELNKGNIVARATVLPHENLAASVMEDLPLAVLKIIPDVEGSDKPAIAQLNSVLFKGVPHKGPDGKDELYGGPGRLEVSKHSDVNLPVLQVVDAKYLRMTADLPYGKILKTY